From the Hippocampus zosterae strain Florida chromosome 13, ASM2543408v3, whole genome shotgun sequence genome, the window acaaaagaagaaagaataactctatatatacaaaccaaaaggtgtagaaatagaatagcatagtatacacaaggggaaaaatatttaatgatatgtagtttttcatttctttgttttgaaaaatgaacaattcagttacataataaggggtaggactagataagttatttacttcttcctactcctttgagcatataactgtgatgtgtgttttttttctctcttttaactatttctaattttccttttataattttgtttgacctttgtcaacctgttattgtgtgtactatatatgctcaataaaacaaacaaacaaacaaacaaaaaacattacaagAGTTTTGACATGCTGATTCCAAAATtacagtcagttttttttttttttttttagcatgccaagtttttttaaccaaaactTAACAGGTAAGCAACATTCCACCGATTAGCTGTTGGAAGTAAGACTTGCCAGCTTATTATGATTGGACTCATCCATAGCTagtgaaatgaaatgtgtgaTAGAGTTCACAGCAATGTGAATGTCATGAATTTACagtgtgtttttgcttttgttttcgtACGAAGGTGTGTGTAAAAGGAATCTAGACAACTTATCAGTGCAGATTTGCATTTATCTTTTTATTGTCCATTGAATTTATCTTGACTGGTTCTTCAGCATCCTCTCAACCTTTTGGCAGTTTTTGAAGCCCTAAATGCTTTTCCCGCTCCGCGCAGCTTCTATACCACCTCCGTGTTCGGTTCCGATTCACTGGAAATGTCGGTCACCAGATTGCCGCAGTTGCCTGACTCCACCATCTGGAGTTGCTGTTGTTCTTGGTGCTGttcttgttgctgttgctgcgtTTTTTCTTTGGCAAAGCAGCCGCAGTCCAGGAGTTCATAGAGCAGGGCCAAGGCCGCCAGAGAGATCACGGTGAGGATGAACAGCAGTATGATAACGAAGCAGGCCACATTCCAGCCTTGGTGCAGGGGCACCTGGGAGAGAGGAACGGATTCTGGGTACCAGGGCAGATTGTTGGTGGTGTTCGTTGTTGTGATGTTGGCCATGATTCCTGAATGAAAATGGAAGTGGAAAGAAAGTTATTTTCCAGTTTGCCTCTGGCTACAAGACATGATTTGTAGATGGGCCCCATCTACAAATCCATATATCGCAACATCGATACACACATTGCTATTGTAATTTGTATTGATATTGATCGATGTCAATGTCTCTCTAATTCATGGACTGCTGCAGTTTTATTTAAGTGCTGAttttgctgaatgtttttgtgtgtacatAGCTCCTCACTACAACACTTAAACTGAAAAGTGCTGCTCTGGGCGGTCACAGCGTGGAACAGGCACTGAGATTTGATTGAATATAAACAATTTGTCAATACATGCTGTATTTATGCTCTAGCAAGTACATAAAAATGTCGTTTTACTCTTGTGATtattaagttgtttttttaacttactaATCTGCTTCTACACTTATTCTCAGCATGAAAGTTTGATTCAGCTATACATCACACCCATCTCgtgttttgatattttgttcACTTGAAAACCGACGAATGTCGGTCAATATGCACAAATAGATCCAACCTCCAGCCAGCTTACATGGCATTTGTGGCCCTGGATCGGATAAGTAGGAGAAGATGGATGGTTACAAGTTAACATCCATACATTGAAATATCAAGCCAAATTTCCCGTTTTATTCACAGACCCATCGTTTTAAATGTTTCCTTTTGAGCGAATGCCGACTGTTCAAAATCCTCAGTCTGCCAGCGTATGCACACGCATATATCTCGAAATACAGACATTCAGACAGACATCCTACCCACTTGACACACATAACACTCAGACATGGAAAGTCACGTACTGCAGCTGACCCAGTTTCCTGGaacgagattaaaaaaaaaagggtaatcGCGGGTGCCTCTTGTTGTAACATATGTTTTTCATTATGATGAGTCTATGACTCGAAATACCATTTTTCCATGTGAATGGAAACAATGACATGATCACCTGTGGTAGAAGCCACCGTAGGTTCAAGAAACTGTATGCGTatgtctcagaaaaaaaagaaaaacaaaacattggtcAACATGTCAACATGCTGACCAACTGTCTATTCCTAATTTTCAAGTTACTTTGTTTACCGAAACAAATACTCCTGCTAGCTCAAGCATTTAATGTACCCTCAATGTCAATTCTTAATGTTTTTATGTCAGGCAAAACAATGAATCAGAATCAAACCTACTTGTAAAAACAAATATACATTATTTACTGAAGTGACAGGCAAGAACAACACATTGATCTGCGATTTTTCTGACTCACAATTTTCCTCAAATCAAGTTTCACTATGTACAGTAACATTTACAGGCTTGACAGAAAAATGATATCATACAATCAAGACGTTAAAAACATTACTCTAATTATGCATAGCCACTAAAGAGGCTGTGTGTGGGAGACAGGCCTTCAAcgtttttaaaatggttcaataaaAGTAGAACTACTGCTTGCTGTCATACATGTTTGCAAATATGTGTAATGGCgtgtgtaaaaaatattttttgaaacagaatttataaaatgtactttttcttAATATGTAAGTAAATAAATCTAATATAATCATACATTTTTGAGGGAGAAATGCAATACAGTACTCAAGGTAACTACATTTCCAGTGGGCTTGTCATCGCTTTGTCGTGGCCGGCCAATGCACTTTCGTTTGTTGTTGTGTATGCACTGCTTTTACATTGGTTCTGATTATAGTAAGTAGCTCAACTAGGGAAACCTATAAAATACCACATTACCATACTAATGCATCTGCTGAACCGAAGTGAGCCCCACCCCAGTCCTCTCAAAAGCGCCCTCGAGCCACTTGTCTGGACACACACTTGGCAGTCGGCTCTCACTCATGCACCATCTCTCATTGGCCTAGCTCCTCACAGCTGTCTCTCCATCATTGATTTGTCAGTGAAGGCTTCAGTTTCCACCTCAGCGTGCACACGAGTGTGCGTTTGTGCTTGGCAGCCTCGTTGAAGAGCCAGCGGACacattcatgtttattttatcgTGTGCATGTTCCATCTTGGCCTCAATGTACAGGAAGCATGGCTGGCTTTCATTCTTCATCCATCTTTGCTCGGACGTAAATATTACTCTGGATAGGAAACCTCCTTTGCCGCGTAGTCTGAGAACAGCCTGCATGCCACacattcctgcccccccccaaaaaaaacccacacaacaggaaaaaaagagaagaaacccACCTGCTTATGTGGTGTTGCGATCGCGCTAGTCAATAGATGCTCTCGCTTCCTTTCGCTGCCCCACCTATatcctctcctcctcttcctccctccctttgCGTTCACTCCGCCTCTGAGCTCTCTTTCAGCACCGGCCGCCGCTCCTTGCAGAGCCTCATGGCTGAGAACGGTCTCCTCACAGTCATTGGCTCTTTCCCCCCGGCTTTGTCTCCGACCCATTTGTCACCCAGCCTGTCACAATTCCAGTAGTCTGCCCATGAGCAACTCAACAGTCGTAGTTGCTCCCGCCCACTTTGTTCATCAATCATGAATCACTGCATCACTCTGCTCTGATTGGAACGTCTCTGCAGTCTCCATGGGCTGAGTTTTTTCATTGGGCTCCCGGCACATAATGGGATGAGTCGCGAAGGCTTACACAGAATTCATTATTAGATGAGTGAGCGTAAAGGGAATTGTAGCATGATTGATGATATATGTTCTTGAGAACGCAAATGTGTTTCGACTGAATCAGTGCGTCTGCCATCAAATAGACACTTCAATTTTGCGTCAACTAACTGTAATGTGATTATTCCAAAATACAAATCATAGAGGTTGTCAAGTTGATTGATTTTGCACGTTAGTAATTTATTAATTCTTCCGAACTATGAATGCAAACTGCCCCCTTATTTTTAGCCTATCACTGGGCTTTCATTAAAAATCCATtgaagtaacacacacacatatctatcCACAGTAAGATTCCGAGTTTGACATACTTCCCTACACTTTAACTGATTTCCTTACCATTTTCTGAGCGTTGTACTATTTGGGACTGttcaatcaaacattttcacttcctgCTACGGCTGCTAGTTGTCACTTCTCGTTTACTGATAACACTACTCTTACAACTGATGGCGTTTTATTGAATCTAATCCATTTTTTCTTCTCTACTTTCTTTACAGAGTCTAGCAATGGCACTTTCAACATTAAAACTAGCTCTGGCTACAAATTTGGTTGTCTTGCAAAGATAGTCAATTACATGAAGGTAAGATGGAAACTGTTTGACCTCCCTGAACGATAGCGACTCGATGTAACAGTAATACTCGATGTATCGTACCCACTGCCACAATATTAGGATGAGCCGCTcttgcacaatctaatgagatccagtGGGAAAAGTTGTTAATAATTCAAATGCAGGGATAATATTGCACAGTTTTGATTGATGCTGTCAGAGAGGCAATCATTTAAAGAAATGGTTCTTGTTGTTTGCTGAGGCATATTCCAGCTTTGTGaagaaggctttttttgtgtgcaataaCCATCAAACAAAGCTCGATTTGCTGTTCGAGTCCACTGTGATTTTGCATATTAGAAACCAATTTTTTCTTGAGGGACACAAACAGCTTGTTGATCATGCTGTTATTCCACAGAAGGATCCCATAATCTGACTCAAATTGACAGATTGCCTGCAATATGGGCATTTGATTTCGCACAGATTTGATTGGCTGGATTGAATCAGCCTCTACTGTGCATGTaatgcacattttctttttgatgggccgtaatgtttttttatttcgcCGATCGATCAATGAAATACGAAATAAAGTCaaagtcagctttattgtcatatatgctctatgtacaacatacagcacatatgaaatgtctttcctctcaaccacagtgcaaacatgacaactgcacacacacacactccattaCTACTTCAGCAGGTGTAATGGCGAACTTGTCACTGTCACAGCACACTCACCGCTCCTTTTATCTTGTCTTGCCTTCAAGTAATACATATGCCAAAGCCCCTTGTCAATCAATGCAGTATGACTGCTCTACAAAATCAGGAGTTCCAACACATATCGATAGGTTCTTCATAAAATTTTTCGAAAGGTTCCAGTAAAAGTATTCAGTGATATTTTGTTACGTTTTGAAAGCAGATACATTGTTACTAAAAAtcaagttttgctttttttatatTCAAATCACATTACTTGGTttgattattcatttattttattctttttgataacatttttaaatgtacagtaaattaaaaaaaaaaataatacacgcATTGCATATCGTTGGTCAGACTCCTGATTGTGTAACGCCTAATACAGTACAGAGTCCCCTTCCAAATAAAGTGCCCCCTTTcaattacattgtttttttttaaagtatatagTAAATAAATCGGGTTTTTGGATCCACATATTACTCCATCTCGTGAACGGATCGGTGATGGgttattgtttttgtaaacTCGCTGATCGACTCCAAAAATCCTTTTCATATCTCATCTGTCAGCACTGGGCTTTTAAACCTTGGGTACAAATTGACATGGGCCTTTGGTTGATCCTCTTGCTAGTCTTAGAAATGCTTCTTCTGTAGTTTTAGAATCTGTGATAGGAGATGAATTTGTCCATTTTGGTACAAGACTGAATTTATCGTTTAACTTTGTGTGCACGTGTTCTGGTTTCACAGACCAGACATCAGAATGGCGACACACACTTCCTAACATTAGAGGAAATTCTGGACGAGACCAAACTACTCGACATCAGCATGAAACAAAAGCAGTGGCTCATGACTGAGGTCTGTATACACAACATTgtccaaagtactgtattgtcGTTCATCACTTGTTTTTGCTGAGTTCTGCAAGTAAAAATACTAACTAATACTATTCTCTCCTCGCTACAGGCTTTAGTCAGTAATCCAAAAATTGAGGTGCGGGATGGCACGTATGGTTTCAAGCCCAAGTACAACCTGAAGGACAAAAAAGCTTTATTGAGGTTGCTGGACAAACATGACCAGCTGGGCCTGGGAGGAGTGCTGCTGGACGAAGTGGAGGAGGGGCTCCCCAACTCGGCGAAGGCCATCAAGGTAAGTCCAATCAAACATCCCCCTCATGATGGTCATTTTCTTGAAca encodes:
- the smim18 gene encoding small integral membrane protein 18, yielding MANITTTNTTNNLPWYPESVPLSQVPLHQGWNVACFVIILLFILTVISLAALALLYELLDCGCFAKEKTQQQQQEQHQEQQQLQMVESGNCGNLVTDISSESEPNTEVV